In Haloplanus rubicundus, one DNA window encodes the following:
- a CDS encoding putative ATP-dependent zinc protease: protein MSTDEQGPVRVGVLSLHNSKETKAILNAVEDLGHEPVWLRRENTTVSIEDSEVTVDPDVDVVANRLLLSTTGDPAELLGLATTFNRIRPMLNEPDPVLTAIHKFATAATLADWNISVPDAFLGLSNERLNSGRGRFGDVGVYKTAIGTHGGGTWKVDLTEPVNPRVGNRQAFLQDLVERDENEHRDLRVYVVDDEIVGAMYRYAPEGDWRTNVALGGDVADATDDLPDVAAEMALYTADVMNLDYAGVDLIEGEDGWFVLEVNPTAGFKGLYEATGTSPAPHVAKLAIERAGGSVDEERVEQLSATLDDSTPSCKPRITPPEQEDLPVIGYIEDVIVSGTSGSKQVKAKSDTGATRTSIDTGLAADIGAGPIKSMTRVKSGSVKSGKARPVVDLVIGIGGTQHTVTASVEDRGHMDYPLLLGRDVLEHYRVDVRRRADDDERSSGELLEE, encoded by the coding sequence ATGTCCACCGACGAGCAGGGACCCGTTCGTGTCGGGGTGCTCTCCCTACACAACAGCAAGGAGACGAAGGCGATCTTGAACGCGGTCGAGGACCTCGGCCACGAACCGGTGTGGCTCCGGCGCGAGAACACGACGGTCAGCATCGAGGACAGCGAGGTGACCGTCGATCCGGACGTGGACGTGGTCGCCAACCGCCTCCTACTGTCGACGACGGGCGATCCCGCGGAACTGCTGGGACTGGCGACGACGTTCAACCGTATCCGCCCGATGCTGAACGAACCGGACCCGGTGTTGACGGCGATCCACAAGTTCGCGACGGCGGCGACGCTCGCGGACTGGAACATCAGCGTGCCCGACGCTTTCCTCGGACTGTCGAACGAGCGACTCAACAGCGGCCGGGGACGGTTCGGCGACGTGGGCGTCTACAAGACGGCCATCGGCACGCACGGCGGCGGGACGTGGAAGGTCGACCTCACCGAACCGGTCAACCCGCGGGTCGGCAACCGACAGGCGTTCCTACAGGACCTCGTCGAACGCGACGAGAACGAACACCGCGACCTCCGGGTGTACGTCGTCGACGACGAAATCGTGGGCGCGATGTACCGCTACGCCCCGGAGGGCGACTGGCGGACCAACGTCGCCCTCGGCGGCGACGTGGCCGACGCCACCGACGACCTCCCCGACGTGGCAGCAGAGATGGCGCTGTACACCGCGGACGTGATGAATCTCGACTACGCCGGCGTCGACCTCATCGAGGGCGAGGACGGCTGGTTCGTCCTCGAAGTCAACCCGACGGCGGGGTTCAAAGGGCTGTACGAGGCCACGGGCACCAGCCCCGCCCCCCACGTGGCGAAACTCGCCATCGAGCGCGCCGGCGGGAGCGTCGACGAGGAACGGGTGGAACAGCTCTCGGCCACGCTCGACGACTCGACCCCCTCGTGTAAGCCCCGCATCACGCCGCCCGAACAGGAGGATCTCCCGGTCATCGGCTACATCGAGGACGTCATCGTCAGCGGGACGAGCGGATCGAAACAGGTGAAGGCCAAATCCGACACGGGCGCGACGCGGACGAGCATCGACACGGGACTCGCCGCCGACATCGGCGCCGGGCCGATCAAGAGCATGACGCGCGTGAAGTCGGGGAGCGTCAAGTCGGGGAAGGCGCGACCGGTCGTCGACTTGGTCATCGGCATCGGCGGCACCCAACACACCGTCACCGCGAGCGTCGAGGACCGCGGCCACATGGACTACCCCCTGTTGCTCGGGCGGGACGTGCTCGAACACTACCGGGTCGACGTGCGGCGACGCGCCGACGACGACGAGCGGAGTAGCGGCGAACTGCTGGAGGAGTAG
- a CDS encoding CNNM domain-containing protein has protein sequence MTPLEIGLRLVAGVLLILANGFFVAIEFALTRVRQYPESEFDTPALERAWEMTQDLEIYLTSCQVGITASSIAVGIVAEPALAALFEPYFAGSALASVGAGALIAYAIINLLHLTHGEQTPTYLGVERSKFVCRYGARPLYWFAWLISPIMHVGDTVAKATLKLFGIEMTGAWLETEEQVIESRADLRNRLDSLLDEGDVPEERQEEVLNALAVGEMAVAELVTDPDDIVALSVGASVEENLATMRATPHTRFPLVGEDLGDFRGVVYTPSVLTHLEALERGERSFEDIAAAPMTLAAETNVSDAFDQFQAQDQELALVLEDGDVVGLLTATDALEAVMGELEDPLDRAYG, from the coding sequence ATGACCCCGCTGGAAATCGGTCTCCGACTGGTGGCCGGCGTCCTTCTCATCCTCGCGAACGGCTTCTTCGTCGCCATCGAGTTCGCGCTGACGCGCGTCCGCCAGTACCCCGAATCCGAGTTCGACACGCCCGCGCTCGAACGGGCGTGGGAGATGACACAGGATCTCGAAATCTACCTCACGAGCTGTCAGGTCGGCATCACCGCCTCCAGCATCGCGGTCGGTATCGTCGCCGAGCCGGCGCTCGCGGCGCTGTTCGAGCCCTACTTCGCCGGGAGTGCGCTGGCGTCGGTCGGCGCTGGCGCCCTCATCGCGTACGCGATCATCAACCTCCTGCATCTCACCCACGGCGAGCAGACACCGACGTATCTCGGCGTCGAGCGCTCGAAGTTCGTCTGTCGGTACGGCGCGCGCCCGCTCTACTGGTTCGCGTGGCTCATCTCGCCGATCATGCACGTCGGCGACACCGTCGCGAAGGCGACGCTGAAACTGTTCGGCATCGAGATGACCGGCGCGTGGCTGGAGACCGAAGAGCAGGTCATCGAGTCGCGCGCGGACCTCCGGAACCGCCTCGACTCCCTGCTCGACGAGGGGGACGTACCCGAGGAGCGCCAGGAGGAGGTGCTCAACGCCCTCGCCGTCGGCGAGATGGCGGTCGCGGAGCTCGTGACCGACCCCGACGACATCGTGGCGCTGTCGGTCGGGGCGTCGGTCGAGGAGAATCTGGCGACGATGCGGGCGACCCCGCACACCCGCTTCCCGCTCGTCGGCGAGGACCTCGGGGACTTCCGGGGCGTCGTCTACACGCCGTCGGTGCTGACGCATCTGGAGGCGCTGGAGCGGGGCGAGCGGAGCTTCGAGGACATCGCGGCGGCGCCGATGACGCTCGCGGCGGAGACGAACGTCAGCGACGCCTTCGACCAGTTCCAGGCCCAGGATCAGGAGCTCGCGCTGGTGCTCGAGGACGGCGACGTCGTCGGCCTCCTGACCGCGACGGACGCGCTGGAGGCCGTGATGGGCGAGCTAGAGGATCCGCTGGACCGGGCGTACGGCTAA
- a CDS encoding DNA-3-methyladenine glycosylase family protein: MNDADAIAALRADPDLRPLIERHGPLAIEPADDFFARFVVSVLRQQVSMASAAATRERLFEAVDVTPAGVLAADDATLRDAGLSRQKTRYVNNVAEAFRDRGYTVDSFAGVDDDAVIDELTSITGVGDWTARMQLLFSLGRPDVFPVGDLGIRKGMRALYGDIDREAMVDRAEQWAPYRSYASLYLWRIEEDVADSVDEVRER, from the coding sequence ATGAACGACGCCGACGCCATCGCCGCGCTGCGGGCCGACCCCGACCTCCGGCCGCTGATCGAGCGCCACGGTCCCCTCGCCATCGAGCCCGCGGACGACTTCTTCGCCCGCTTCGTCGTCTCGGTTCTCCGCCAGCAGGTGTCGATGGCGTCCGCCGCAGCGACCCGTGAGCGACTCTTCGAAGCCGTCGACGTGACGCCTGCCGGCGTCTTGGCCGCGGACGACGCCACCCTCCGCGACGCGGGGCTCTCCCGGCAGAAGACGCGGTACGTCAACAACGTCGCCGAGGCCTTCCGTGACCGCGGCTACACGGTCGACTCGTTCGCGGGGGTGGACGACGACGCCGTGATCGACGAACTCACCTCGATCACCGGGGTCGGGGACTGGACCGCGCGGATGCAACTCCTGTTCTCGCTCGGCCGCCCCGACGTGTTCCCGGTCGGCGACCTCGGGATTCGGAAGGGGATGCGGGCGCTGTACGGCGACATCGACCGGGAGGCGATGGTCGACCGCGCGGAGCAGTGGGCGCCGTACCGGAGTTACGCCAGCCTCTACCTGTGGCGGATCGAGGAGGACGTCGCCGACTCGGTCGACGAGGTGCGGGAGCGTTAG
- a CDS encoding helix-turn-helix domain-containing protein translates to MSDVKAVVRVEHPDIVLTGAVTHDRSSEVKSVSEAGTDPTSGKFFYHIESADFRQFEDGLRTDSTVGEFERVIEIGAEKAIYSIEYTDDAKILSPVISAANGVILDMENDGRAWILTVWMPERTDLVQLWDYAQGNDIDIELLRVNEYDGLGETDAGLTESQREALLVAVEAGYFEEPRNATLGDVAAALDISQPAASGLLRRGIKRLVVSSLMDAGDGTN, encoded by the coding sequence ATGAGCGACGTTAAAGCGGTCGTCCGAGTCGAGCACCCCGACATAGTGCTCACGGGAGCGGTTACCCACGACCGAAGTTCGGAAGTCAAGTCGGTGTCGGAGGCGGGAACCGACCCGACGTCGGGGAAGTTCTTCTATCACATCGAGTCGGCCGACTTCCGTCAGTTCGAGGACGGATTACGGACGGATAGTACCGTCGGCGAGTTCGAACGGGTGATCGAAATCGGGGCGGAGAAGGCGATTTACAGCATCGAGTACACCGACGACGCGAAGATCCTCTCACCGGTGATTTCGGCCGCGAACGGCGTCATCCTCGACATGGAAAACGACGGGCGCGCCTGGATTCTGACGGTGTGGATGCCCGAGCGAACGGATCTGGTGCAGCTCTGGGACTACGCACAGGGGAACGACATCGACATCGAGCTACTGCGCGTGAACGAATACGACGGCTTGGGTGAGACGGACGCCGGACTGACCGAGAGCCAGCGAGAAGCCCTCCTCGTCGCAGTCGAAGCCGGGTACTTCGAAGAACCACGCAACGCGACGCTCGGCGACGTCGCCGCTGCGCTCGACATCTCCCAACCCGCAGCCAGCGGTCTCCTTCGACGTGGCATCAAGCGACTCGTCGTCTCGTCCCTGATGGACGCCGGTGACGGGACGAATTGA
- a CDS encoding DUF1405 domain-containing protein: MVTVSLDLGRYVEYYLGNAPSLSMLLVANGAAFLVGISFYVHADPSFADLPTFLYPLFGDSPTALALATLSLATLLPLLGNARRVRDAPTNTPLAYLHTFAFVWLVKYGLWTVVALNLHPGQYVGAPGALWNYWGIMLTHLLFVVEAFAIPYYGRTTDRALKLALVALLVNDVFDYAFGYHPPLRYDPGIPLILATLLLSVGAVYLADRVFDRPERFDPLAPSGE; this comes from the coding sequence ATGGTCACGGTTTCGCTCGACCTCGGGCGCTACGTGGAGTACTACCTCGGCAACGCGCCCAGCCTCTCGATGCTCTTGGTCGCCAACGGCGCCGCCTTCCTCGTCGGCATCAGTTTCTACGTCCACGCCGATCCCTCCTTCGCCGACCTGCCGACCTTCCTCTACCCGCTCTTCGGCGACTCGCCTACCGCGCTCGCGCTGGCGACGCTCTCGCTCGCGACGCTTCTTCCCCTCCTCGGGAACGCCCGTCGCGTCCGCGACGCCCCGACCAACACCCCGCTGGCCTACCTCCATACGTTCGCGTTCGTCTGGCTCGTCAAGTACGGCCTCTGGACCGTCGTCGCCCTCAACCTCCACCCCGGTCAGTACGTCGGCGCCCCGGGCGCCCTCTGGAACTACTGGGGGATCATGCTCACTCACCTGTTGTTCGTCGTCGAGGCCTTCGCCATCCCCTACTACGGTCGGACGACCGACCGCGCGCTCAAGCTCGCGCTCGTCGCGCTCCTCGTCAACGACGTCTTCGACTACGCCTTCGGCTACCATCCGCCGCTTCGCTACGATCCCGGCATCCCCCTGATCCTCGCGACGCTACTCCTCTCGGTCGGGGCCGTCTACCTCGCGGACCGCGTCTTCGACCGCCCGGAGCGGTTCGATCCGCTGGCGCCCAGCGGGGAGTAG
- a CDS encoding succinylglutamate desuccinylase/aspartoacylase family protein: MDSDAAFTYNGGKVAPGERQNLRYGISETYLGDPVRIPVTIVNGERDGPTVFLSAAAHGDELNGIEVVREVAFEWDLDDLAGTIVCLPVLNVQGFLTQQRYLPIYDRDLNRSFPGDPSSTSAKRMAHAIFRNFIAPCDLGIDFHTSTRGRTNMLHVRADTEDDAVSRLAFAFGASVVVDGAGSDGTLRGEATRAGVPTITVEMGQAHRFERRLIDDALDGVESVFAEYGLQPGPVRWPGWRTVVTEKTWIRADAGGIVDMHYDRGSLVHEGERICTITDPFKADGVPVEAPFTGVLIGLLENPVVYPGNPICHLAELDAETARIVDRRQTDR, encoded by the coding sequence ATGGATTCGGACGCGGCCTTCACGTACAACGGCGGGAAGGTCGCCCCCGGCGAGCGGCAGAACCTCCGGTACGGCATCAGCGAGACGTATCTCGGCGATCCGGTGCGGATTCCGGTGACCATCGTCAACGGCGAGCGCGACGGGCCGACGGTGTTCCTGTCGGCGGCCGCCCACGGCGACGAACTCAACGGCATCGAGGTGGTACGGGAGGTGGCCTTCGAGTGGGACCTGGACGACCTCGCGGGCACCATCGTCTGTCTGCCCGTCCTGAACGTCCAGGGCTTTCTCACCCAGCAGCGGTATCTCCCCATCTACGACCGCGACCTCAATCGATCCTTTCCCGGCGACCCGTCCTCGACGAGCGCGAAGCGGATGGCTCACGCCATCTTTCGGAACTTCATCGCGCCCTGTGATCTCGGCATCGACTTCCACACCTCGACGCGAGGGCGGACGAACATGTTACACGTGCGCGCGGACACGGAAGACGACGCGGTGTCGCGGCTCGCTTTCGCCTTCGGGGCGAGCGTCGTCGTCGACGGCGCGGGGAGCGACGGGACGCTCCGTGGGGAGGCGACCCGCGCGGGCGTCCCGACCATCACGGTCGAGATGGGGCAGGCCCACCGGTTCGAACGCCGCCTCATCGACGACGCCCTCGACGGCGTGGAGAGCGTGTTCGCGGAGTACGGCCTCCAGCCGGGGCCGGTCCGCTGGCCGGGATGGCGAACGGTCGTGACGGAGAAGACGTGGATACGGGCGGACGCGGGCGGCATCGTCGACATGCACTACGACCGGGGGAGCCTCGTCCACGAGGGCGAGCGCATCTGTACGATCACCGATCCGTTCAAGGCCGACGGGGTGCCGGTCGAGGCACCCTTCACCGGCGTCCTGATCGGTCTCCTCGAGAATCCGGTGGTGTACCCGGGCAATCCGATCTGTCATCTCGCGGAACTCGACGCGGAGACGGCGCGGATCGTCGACCGCCGACAGACGGATCGATGA
- the sdhC gene encoding succinate dehydrogenase, cytochrome b556 subunit, whose amino-acid sequence MSQSYDRGLIEDFGRWREFSAGMWAWIFHKFTGWVLIGYLFTHIAVLSTALTSASADPATVAANQDLYTQTIQALESLLVVRLLEVGLLAVAVFHILNGTRLLLVDLGIGLGTQDRSFYASLILTGAIVVASIPTFLAGVSL is encoded by the coding sequence ATGAGTCAGTCCTACGATCGAGGCCTCATCGAGGATTTCGGCCGGTGGCGGGAATTCTCGGCCGGCATGTGGGCCTGGATTTTTCATAAGTTCACCGGGTGGGTGTTGATCGGCTATCTGTTCACCCACATCGCCGTGCTGAGTACGGCCCTCACGTCGGCGAGCGCCGATCCCGCGACGGTCGCGGCGAATCAGGACCTCTACACGCAGACGATCCAGGCGCTGGAGAGTCTGCTGGTGGTCCGCCTCCTCGAAGTCGGGTTGCTCGCGGTCGCCGTGTTCCACATCCTGAACGGGACGCGCCTCCTGCTGGTCGACCTCGGAATCGGCCTCGGCACGCAGGACCGGAGCTTCTACGCGTCACTGATACTGACGGGCGCCATCGTCGTCGCGAGCATCCCGACCTTCCTCGCGGGGGTGTCGCTCTGA
- a CDS encoding succinate dehydrogenase has translation MAERYSSFRAGGRLWLWQRITAAFLVVVLAFHFFLLHFVHHADEVTFAMSAGRMETWSYYSLMILFLVTATFHGVNGVYNALINAGLTGVKRQAVKVVLGVASLLLLVQGFRTANAWAGIDLLPIL, from the coding sequence ATGGCCGAGCGCTACTCCTCGTTCCGAGCGGGCGGGCGGCTGTGGCTCTGGCAGCGCATCACCGCCGCCTTCCTCGTCGTCGTGCTCGCCTTCCACTTTTTCCTCCTCCATTTCGTCCACCACGCCGACGAGGTGACGTTCGCGATGAGCGCCGGCCGGATGGAGACGTGGAGCTACTACTCGCTGATGATCCTCTTTCTGGTGACCGCGACGTTCCACGGCGTCAACGGCGTCTACAACGCCCTGATCAACGCCGGCCTGACCGGTGTCAAGCGACAGGCCGTCAAAGTCGTCCTCGGCGTCGCGAGCCTCCTCCTGCTGGTGCAGGGGTTCAGAACCGCGAACGCGTGGGCCGGCATCGACCTCCTCCCAATCCTATGA